One segment of Nostoc piscinale CENA21 DNA contains the following:
- a CDS encoding FkbM family methyltransferase, with protein MNHRYIIGKTLSNIGNTILASELMPLTRIVPQGISYPYDIKRIAKNRKIKTIFDVGANIGQTSRFLNWHFPQAEIFAFEPINETFKTLQKNTHYLNKIQCFHSALGSHESEKLIYIREDSELNTLIEPSELPSNFKKTETVKITTIDTIAKKHQLTSIDILKMDVQGYELEVIYGAEFYVKNNLINFIYAEIDFDEHNKECQDFGELNKFLVKNNFKFSGFYEVFRWGENKRYFGFCNALFVNCNL; from the coding sequence ATGAATCATAGATATATTATTGGGAAAACTTTGTCTAATATTGGCAATACGATATTAGCATCTGAGCTTATGCCTTTGACCAGGATAGTACCTCAAGGAATTAGCTATCCATATGATATTAAAAGAATAGCTAAAAATAGGAAAATTAAAACAATATTTGATGTGGGCGCAAACATAGGGCAAACTAGTAGATTCTTAAACTGGCATTTCCCACAAGCCGAGATATTTGCATTTGAACCAATAAATGAAACTTTTAAAACACTACAGAAAAATACTCACTACTTAAATAAAATCCAGTGTTTTCATTCAGCACTTGGCTCTCATGAGAGCGAAAAGTTAATTTACATCAGAGAAGATTCGGAACTCAATACTTTGATTGAGCCTAGTGAATTACCCTCAAACTTTAAAAAAACTGAAACAGTAAAAATTACAACAATCGATACAATTGCTAAGAAACATCAACTAACTAGTATTGATATTCTAAAGATGGATGTGCAAGGGTATGAATTAGAAGTTATTTATGGTGCTGAATTTTACGTTAAGAATAACTTAATTAATTTCATTTATGCAGAAATAGACTTTGATGAACATAATAAAGAATGCCAAGATTTTGGAGAATTAAACAAATTTTTAGTGAAAAATAATTTTAAGTTTTCTGGCTTTTATGAAGTTTTTAGATGGGGAGAAAACAAAAGATACTTTGGCTTTTGTAATGCTCTTTTTGTTAATTGTAATTTATAG